The Streptomyces sp. 135 sequence ATGGCTGTCCGTCCGTCTCGGTGCGGGTGGGTCCGGAGCCGGTACGGGCCCGGCTCCGTGCACGCCTCATGCTCGGACATCAACCATGGTTCAGGTCAAGCGCGTTCGGGGTCCGGTACGGTCACCGCGCCGAGGACGGGGCGCTTCGCCTCCCGGCCGTCGCCCGAGGAGCGGCCCCGCACCCGCCGCCACAGCCACGGGCCCATGAACCCGGTGAACCAGCGTGCGTGCGCCGTCGCCTCCCCCCACACCGACACCGGGGCGAGCGGCGGCAGCGTGGCCAGCCAGCCCTCGTGGCCGGGCAGGCCGAGGGCGTCCGCCATCCCGGCGGCGATCCTGGCGTGGCCCAGCGGGCTCGCGTGCATGCGGTCGCCGCTCCACAGCCGCGGGTCGCTGGTGATCCGGTGCGGGAAGGTATCGAGCACCGTCACGCCGTGCCGGTCGGCGGCGGCCCGGATCCGGGCGTTCAGGTCCAGGACGCGGGGCAGCGCTCGCCGCGCGAGCGGGGAGATCCGCCCGATGTCCGGGAAGGTCACGGTGGCCACGTGGGCGCCGGCCGCGGTGAGTTCGGTGAACATCTCCTCGAGGTCGGCGGCGACGCGGGCCGCGTCGAAGCCGCTCGGCCGCACCAGGTCGTTCATGCCCGCCATGACGGTCACCAGGTCCGGCTTCATCGCGAGCGCGGGGCCGAGCTGCTCCGCCTTGATCAGCGCGGTCCGCCGGCCGCGGACGGCGAGGTTGGCGTAGAGGAGGTCGGGGTTCACCGAGGCGAGGATCTCGGCGAGCCGATCGGCCCAGCCCCGGTAGCCGCGCGCCTCATCACCGTCCCCGAGGCCCTCCGTCTGGCTGTCTCCGATCGCGACGTAGCGTGCGTACGGATGGTGCTGCGTGGTGGTCATGGGCCGAGCTTCCTCCGGGCACCTGACCTCGTCAACGCGGCCTTTCGGCGGCGAGGGGCGGCCGGGCGGGATTCCGCGGCATGTCGTTGTCCGCGGTTCTCCGCCCGGCCGCTCCCTGGAGCCCACAGGGCAGCCCAGGGCCGCCCCTTTGCCGCCGTCAGTCCGGCCAGCGGCCCGTCACACGGCGGACGCCCACCGCTCCGCCGCGTTCCACCGCCGCCCTGACCACGGCGAAGATCGCGCCCTGGAGCGCGGCCGCCGCGAGGATCTCGCGCCAGGCCCGGTCCTCGTCGTGGGCGTCGGGGGCGTCGTCCTCGCCCGCCACCATCTTCCAGGTGCGGTTGAACAGGGCGCTCGCGGCCATACCGCCGAGCATGCCGAAGGCCATCCCGAGCGGCTTGTAGAGCACGTTGGTCTTGCTCATCGGCGGCCACCTCCCTTACGGCGCCGGAACGCGACGTACGCGAGCAACGCGCCCGCCCCCGCCGCGACGAACGCCCCGGGGCGCCGGCGGCCGGCCCGTACGACGCCGGTCGCGACGTCCCGTACCGGCTCCGGTGTGTTGTCCTGCACGCGCCGCGCCACCTCGGTGACCTTCTCCTCGGCCTGGGCCACGGCCTGGTGTTCCTCCGCGCGCGCCTTCACGCCGAGCACGGCTCCCTTGGCCCGCGCGGCGCCCTCCGCGGCCTTGCCCTTCGCCAGGGCGGCGCCCTCGATGGCCTTGCCCTTGACCTGCGCCGCGCCCTCGATCGCCTTGCCCTTCGCCTGCGCCGCGCCCTCGATCGCCTTCTCCTTCGCCTGTGCCGTGCTTCCGGCGGCCGCGTTCTTCGCGTGCCCCGCCTCGTCCGCCGCCTTGCCCTTCGCGCGGGCCGCCTGCTCCGTCACTTTGTCCTTCACCTGTGCCGCCGTTCCACGTACTTGACCCTTTACCGCTTCGGCCTTTTCCTTCGCGCGGGACTTCACGTCCGCCTTCGCCGCCAGTTCCTCCACGGTCACGCCGAGCCGCCCGCGGGTGCCCTCGATCTGCCGGCGCAGTTCGTCCGGCCCCTGCGCGCCCGTGTCCGACGAACTCTCCGGCTCCTGGCCGCCCTTGGGGCCCTGGGGGTCCTTCGGCGTGTTCGTCATCGGTGCGCCCTTCCCTTGATCTCCTCGACGTCCGCCCGGACACTCTCGATGGCCTCCTGCGGCACGGGCGGTACCGCTCGGGCCAGTTGCTTGCGCCCCATCACGGCCAGCACCCCCGCCACGGCGAAGAGGACGCCGGTGACGATGAGGGCGGCCGCCCAGACGGGCAGGGCGAGAGAGAGCGCCGCGATGGCCGTGGCCGCCAGCGCCATGAGTCCGATGTACGAGATCGCG is a genomic window containing:
- a CDS encoding SGNH/GDSL hydrolase family protein; the encoded protein is MTTTQHHPYARYVAIGDSQTEGLGDGDEARGYRGWADRLAEILASVNPDLLYANLAVRGRRTALIKAEQLGPALAMKPDLVTVMAGMNDLVRPSGFDAARVAADLEEMFTELTAAGAHVATVTFPDIGRISPLARRALPRVLDLNARIRAAADRHGVTVLDTFPHRITSDPRLWSGDRMHASPLGHARIAAGMADALGLPGHEGWLATLPPLAPVSVWGEATAHARWFTGFMGPWLWRRVRGRSSGDGREAKRPVLGAVTVPDPERA
- a CDS encoding DUF4235 domain-containing protein; the encoded protein is MSKTNVLYKPLGMAFGMLGGMAASALFNRTWKMVAGEDDAPDAHDEDRAWREILAAAALQGAIFAVVRAAVERGGAVGVRRVTGRWPD
- a CDS encoding DUF3618 domain-containing protein; the encoded protein is MTNTPKDPQGPKGGQEPESSSDTGAQGPDELRRQIEGTRGRLGVTVEELAAKADVKSRAKEKAEAVKGQVRGTAAQVKDKVTEQAARAKGKAADEAGHAKNAAAGSTAQAKEKAIEGAAQAKGKAIEGAAQVKGKAIEGAALAKGKAAEGAARAKGAVLGVKARAEEHQAVAQAEEKVTEVARRVQDNTPEPVRDVATGVVRAGRRRPGAFVAAGAGALLAYVAFRRRKGGGRR
- a CDS encoding phage holin family protein; protein product: MHEQSTRDRARHSDDPQHSVGQLVERATAQLSDLVRQEMRLAAQEMAAKGKRAGRGGGLLGAAGAISYIGLMALAATAIAALSLALPVWAAALIVTGVLFAVAGVLAVMGRKQLARAVPPVPQEAIESVRADVEEIKGRAHR